One part of the Desulfonema ishimotonii genome encodes these proteins:
- a CDS encoding sirohydrochlorin cobaltochelatase translates to MLCNGNERTDDEALVLVGHGTDHPSWSSYMAMNQIFAETVGPGVHVGMVEGDYLSPESVIEKVRAEGFKKVRLAPMMLVAGVHFEEDITGDEDSWQAVLEKAGFSVSVTRKGMGMSQDIVGIFCDHVRAALDVIPDQEELFKS, encoded by the coding sequence ATTCTCTGTAACGGCAATGAGCGGACAGACGACGAGGCCTTGGTCCTGGTCGGCCACGGGACCGACCATCCCTCATGGTCGAGCTACATGGCCATGAACCAGATTTTTGCCGAGACGGTCGGACCGGGCGTCCATGTGGGAATGGTGGAGGGCGACTATCTCTCTCCTGAATCGGTCATTGAAAAGGTCCGGGCCGAAGGTTTTAAAAAGGTCCGGCTGGCGCCGATGATGCTGGTGGCCGGGGTCCATTTTGAGGAGGATATCACGGGGGATGAGGATTCCTGGCAGGCCGTGCTGGAAAAGGCAGGCTTCTCCGTAAGTGTCACCCGCAAAGGCATGGGAATGTCACAGGATATTGTCGGGATTTTCTGTGATCATGTCCGGGCGGCCCTGGATGTGATCCCGGATCAGGAGGAATTGTTCAAATCGTAG
- a CDS encoding sigma-54-dependent transcriptional regulator, producing MEKILVVDDESIIRENLERIFIEERYAVDSVATGREALAVLEGDDADVLLLDLNLPDTNGLEVLQRAKELDPELMVIIITGYASVDSAVKALKLGAYDYIKKPFKADVIKLIVRLAFEAQRLKKKVGNLERQIRKIPSQPHIIAESDQMRHILTQVTEVARHDGATVLITGESGTGKQVVAQSVHQLSPRQKKPFLEINCAALPDNLLESELFGYEKGAFTDARQRKKGLFETAEGGTVFLDEIGEMPLNLQAKLLGVLENKRFRRLGGYKDVESDVRIVAATNIDPKKAIEEKRFREDLYYRLNVFPIHIPPLRERPDDVLALAHLFLLKYARQFGKSFKEITSPAGKYLRQYAWPGNVRELRNVLERICIMHNEPALRVSHLPPEIVSFENSDAFIEIPEDVLDIEAVVDEVTCQLIHRAMKKADGNTASAARLLGIPRGTLRYKLKKYKIDAR from the coding sequence ATGGAAAAGATTCTGGTTGTTGACGACGAATCGATTATCCGGGAAAATCTGGAACGGATTTTTATCGAAGAGCGCTATGCCGTTGACTCCGTGGCCACGGGCAGGGAGGCGCTGGCGGTTCTGGAGGGCGATGACGCGGATGTGCTGCTGCTGGATCTGAACCTGCCGGACACAAACGGCCTGGAAGTGCTTCAGCGGGCCAAGGAGCTGGACCCGGAGCTGATGGTGATTATCATCACCGGCTATGCGTCGGTGGACTCTGCTGTCAAAGCCCTGAAACTGGGCGCTTACGATTATATAAAAAAGCCGTTCAAAGCCGATGTCATCAAGCTGATCGTCCGGCTGGCCTTTGAGGCCCAGCGTCTCAAAAAAAAGGTGGGCAACCTGGAGCGGCAGATCCGGAAGATCCCGTCCCAGCCCCATATTATCGCCGAAAGCGATCAGATGCGTCATATTCTGACGCAGGTGACAGAGGTTGCCCGCCATGACGGGGCCACCGTCCTCATCACCGGTGAGAGCGGCACGGGAAAACAGGTGGTGGCCCAGTCGGTCCACCAGCTCAGCCCCCGGCAAAAAAAACCGTTTCTCGAAATCAACTGCGCGGCCCTGCCGGACAATCTCCTGGAAAGCGAGCTGTTCGGCTACGAAAAGGGGGCGTTCACAGATGCCCGCCAGCGGAAAAAAGGACTGTTCGAGACGGCAGAGGGGGGGACGGTTTTTCTGGACGAGATCGGTGAGATGCCCCTCAACCTCCAGGCCAAGCTGCTGGGCGTGCTGGAAAACAAGCGGTTTCGGCGGCTGGGGGGGTACAAGGACGTGGAAAGCGATGTGCGCATTGTGGCGGCCACCAATATCGACCCGAAAAAGGCCATTGAGGAGAAACGGTTCCGGGAGGATCTCTATTACCGCCTCAACGTCTTCCCCATCCACATCCCCCCGCTCCGGGAGCGGCCCGATGACGTGCTGGCCCTGGCCCATCTCTTTCTGCTCAAGTATGCGCGGCAGTTCGGCAAATCGTTTAAGGAGATTACCTCCCCTGCCGGAAAATATCTCCGTCAGTATGCCTGGCCGGGCAATGTGCGTGAACTCCGCAATGTTCTGGAGCGCATCTGCATTATGCATAACGAACCCGCGCTCAGGGTCTCCCATCTGCCGCCGGAAATCGTTTCGTTCGAAAACAGCGACGCCTTTATCGAAATTCCCGAAGATGTGCTGGACATCGAGGCAGTAGTGGACGAGGTCACCTGCCAGCTGATTCACCGGGCCATGAAAAAGGCGGACGGCAATACGGCCAGCGCGGCCCGGCTGCTGGGCATCCCCAGGGGCACACTGCGGTATAAACTGAAGAAATATAAGATTGATGCGCGGTAG
- a CDS encoding peptidase MA family metallohydrolase, with translation MEWTCLRRFGCKKIFLLSLAFLLLFCPATGSAGQLRQIRTNDLAVLFDIPVMKKAASEVAKIYPAVRAELSAAIGWEPGFYPTVYLVGSAETFQRMAGTHLITAFAIPKKNLIVIDHTRMNLHPITLSVTLKHELCHLLLHHHINTVRLPRWLDEGVAQWVSDGFSELTLPKKKQFLQAAVLSDDTIRLSRLSVRFPDSRDGLLLAYEESRSVVDYIVMTFGRDGLLQTLNLMRQGYETDEAIREALSVSLTDLERQWHLHLRKTGTWLLYIAVHIYEILFFMAALLTVYGFFRLTLKKQRYQDDDDDEDENDDLSQEEILPAEESR, from the coding sequence ATGGAGTGGACGTGTTTGAGACGCTTCGGATGTAAAAAGATTTTTCTTCTGTCGCTGGCGTTTCTCCTTCTGTTCTGCCCGGCCACGGGCAGCGCTGGGCAGCTCCGCCAGATTCGGACCAACGACCTTGCGGTTTTGTTTGACATCCCGGTGATGAAAAAAGCCGCCTCGGAAGTGGCGAAAATCTACCCCGCTGTCCGGGCAGAGCTGAGTGCCGCCATCGGGTGGGAGCCGGGTTTCTATCCGACGGTATACTTGGTCGGCAGTGCTGAGACATTTCAGCGGATGGCCGGAACCCATCTGATAACGGCCTTTGCAATCCCGAAGAAAAACCTGATTGTCATTGACCACACCCGCATGAATCTCCATCCTATCACCCTCAGCGTTACGCTGAAACACGAACTGTGTCACCTCCTGCTGCACCACCACATCAATACGGTCCGGCTGCCCCGATGGCTGGATGAAGGGGTCGCCCAATGGGTCAGCGACGGCTTTTCAGAACTGACGCTTCCCAAGAAAAAACAGTTCCTGCAGGCCGCTGTGCTGTCCGATGACACCATCCGCCTGAGCAGGCTGAGCGTCCGGTTTCCCGACAGCAGAGACGGATTGCTCCTGGCATATGAGGAGAGCCGGAGCGTTGTCGATTACATCGTCATGACGTTCGGCAGAGACGGGCTTCTGCAAACCCTGAACCTGATGCGGCAGGGATATGAGACGGACGAAGCCATCCGGGAAGCACTTTCCGTATCCCTGACCGACCTGGAACGGCAGTGGCATCTGCATCTGCGGAAAACCGGCACATGGCTACTCTATATCGCCGTCCACATCTATGAAATTCTCTTTTTCATGGCGGCGCTGCTGACGGTTTACGGTTTTTTCAGGCTGACGCTGAAAAAACAGCGGTATCAGGATGATGACGACGATGAGGATGAAAATGATGACCTGTCGCAGGAGGAAATATTGCCCGCCGAAGAATCCCGCTGA
- a CDS encoding sirohydrochlorin cobaltochelatase, protein MNTPIVMAAFGTTTRALETYKFMDAVFRERFPEADIRWAYSSRMVRDWIKVRRDIDLRHPHEVLNDLIGEGHGWAVVQSLHMMCGHEFSRLIEEVRGAKFGHPWACPCWPLPEITSGLPTFSVTAMSGQTTRPWSWSATGPTIPHGRATWP, encoded by the coding sequence ATGAACACCCCTATTGTTATGGCCGCATTCGGCACCACCACACGGGCCCTGGAAACCTATAAATTCATGGACGCGGTATTCCGGGAGCGCTTTCCGGAGGCCGATATCCGCTGGGCCTATTCTTCCCGCATGGTCCGGGACTGGATCAAGGTCCGGCGGGATATTGACCTCAGACATCCCCACGAGGTGCTGAACGATCTCATAGGGGAAGGCCACGGCTGGGCCGTGGTTCAGTCCCTGCACATGATGTGCGGGCACGAGTTTTCCCGCCTGATCGAAGAGGTGCGGGGGGCGAAATTCGGACATCCGTGGGCCTGCCCCTGCTGGCCGCTCCCGGAGATTACGAGCGGGTTGCCAACATTCTCTGTAACGGCAATGAGCGGACAGACGACGAGGCCTTGGTCCTGGTCGGCCACGGGACCGACCATCCCTCATGGTCGAGCTACATGGCCATGA
- a CDS encoding poly-gamma-glutamate hydrolase family protein → MDRYTCYSELRRHEKEGFDYVIHLREGRSGIAVIAVHGGGIEPGTFDIADAVAGAAHTFYAFRGIKPAGNARLHMTSNQFDEPKGLGAARSADTVLSIHGLEREDEIVCVGGLNENLKRKISDSLIRAGFNAEESATLGLRGISPSNICNRGRSGKGVQLEISAGLRRRMFNHLTKRSGRLRTRLFYVFVKALQDALP, encoded by the coding sequence ATGGACAGATACACCTGCTACAGTGAACTGAGGCGACATGAAAAAGAGGGGTTCGATTATGTGATTCACCTGCGGGAGGGGCGCTCCGGTATTGCCGTCATTGCGGTTCATGGCGGCGGGATCGAGCCGGGCACCTTCGATATCGCCGATGCGGTGGCCGGTGCAGCCCACACCTTCTATGCCTTCAGAGGAATCAAACCCGCCGGGAACGCCCGGCTGCACATGACGAGCAACCAGTTTGACGAGCCGAAAGGCCTCGGCGCGGCCCGGTCTGCCGACACGGTCCTCTCAATCCACGGTCTGGAGAGAGAGGATGAGATTGTCTGTGTCGGCGGGCTGAATGAAAATCTCAAAAGGAAAATAAGCGATTCGCTCATCCGAGCGGGGTTTAATGCCGAAGAAAGCGCGACTCTCGGTTTAAGAGGCATCAGCCCCTCAAATATCTGCAACCGGGGCCGAAGCGGAAAAGGTGTGCAACTGGAGATATCCGCCGGGCTGAGACGCCGGATGTTCAACCATCTGACCAAGCGGTCCGGGCGGCTGAGAACCCGGCTGTTTTATGTTTTTGTAAAGGCATTGCAGGATGCACTGCCATAG